A region of Lepus europaeus isolate LE1 chromosome 2, mLepTim1.pri, whole genome shotgun sequence DNA encodes the following proteins:
- the NRIP1 gene encoding nuclear receptor-interacting protein 1, with protein MTHGEELGSDVHQDSIVLTYLEGLLMHQAAGGSGTAVDKKSADRNEEDQNFNISGSAFPTCQSNGPVLNTHTHQGSGMLHLKKARLLQSSEDWNAAKRKRLSDSIVNLNVKKEALLAGMVDNVPKGKQDSTLLASLLQSFSSRLQTVALSQQIRQSLKEQGYALSHDSLKVEKDLRCYGVASSHLKTLLKKSKAKDQKPDTNLPDVTKNLIRDRFVESPHHVGQSGTKVMSEPLSCAARLQAVASMVEKRASPATSPKPSVACSQLALLLSSEAHLQQYSREHALKTQNANQVASERLAAMARLQENGQKDVGSFQLSKGMPAHLNGQARTSSSKLMTSKSNATTFQNPMGIVPSSPKNAGYKNSLERNNIKQAANNSLLLHLLKSQTIPKPMNGHSHSERGSIFEDSSTPTTVDEYSDNNPSFTDDSSGDESSYSNCVPIDLSCKHRIEKVESDQPVSLDNLTQSLLNTWDPKVPEVDIKEDQDTSKNSKLNSHQKVTLLQLLLGHKNEENVEKTTSTQGVHSDVTKFSTQNYTRTSVIESPGTNRTTPVSTPPLLASTKADSPINLSQNSLVIKWNSTPYACSTQSEKLMNTASNHLMDLTKSKESQGEKPAQNEGAQNSATFSASKLLQNLAQCGMQSSMSADEQRPSKQLLSVNPDKPLGMIERLNSPLLANKTNAAEDNKAFSSQSAAPEPGLSGSEIENLLERRTVLQLLLGNTNKGKSEKKEKIPVRDESTQEHAERALSEQILMVKIKSEPCDDLHIHNTNLHLNHDTKSAPLLGMAPTMQRNAAALPASEDLKSEPVSPQDFSFSKNGLLSRLLRQNHESYLADDPDKSYRSSELTLLESKNLCMVPKKRKLYSEPLENPFKKMKNNIVDAANNHSAPEVLYGSLINQEELKFSRNDLEFKYPAGPGSASENEHRSWARESKSFNVLKQLLLSENCVRDLSPHRSNSVVDSKRKGHKNNVTSSKPEFSISSLNGLMYSSTQPSSCVDNRTFSYPGMVKTPVSPTFSEHMSCAGSRPETGLLSGCPGPSEKGPIKWVITDVDKSEYEKDSPRLTKTNPILYYMLQKGGSSVTSRETQDKDIWREPSSESVSQVPVKEELLTAAEPKASFINLRSPYNSHMGNNASRPHSANGDVYGLLGNMLTIKKESE; from the coding sequence ATGACTCATGGAGAAGAGCTTGGCTCTGATGTGCACCAGGATTCTATTGTTTTAACTTACCTAGAAGGATTACTAATGCATCAGGCAGCAGGGGGATCAGGTACTGCCGTCGACAAAAAGTCTGCTGACCGCAATGAAGAAGATCAGAACTTTAACATTTCTGGCAGTGCATTTCCCACCTGTCAAAGTAATGGTCCCGTTctcaatacacatacacaccaggGATCTGGCATGCTGCATCTCAAAAAggccaggctgctgcagtcttCTGAGGACTGGAATGCAGCCAAGCGGAAGAGGTTGTCTGATTCCATCGTAAATTTAAACGTAAAGAAGGAAGCTTTACTGGCTGGCATGGTTGACAATGTGCCTAAAGGCAAACAAGATAGCACATTACTGGCCTCTTTGCTCCAGTCATTCAGCTCTAGGCTGCAGACTGTGGCCCTGTCACAACAAATTAGGCAGAGCCTCAAGGAGCAAGGATATGCCCTCAGTCATGATTCTTTAAAAGTAGAAAAGGATTTAAGGTGCTATGGTGTTGCATCAAGTCACCTAAAGACTTTGTTGAAGAAAAGTAAAGCTAAAGATCAAAAGCCTGATACCAATCTTCCTGACGTAACTAAAAACCTCATCAGAGATAGGTTTGTAGAATCACCTCATCACGTTGGACAAAGCGGAACAAAGGTCATGAGTGAACCCTTGTCATGTGCCGCCAGATTACAGGCTGTTGCAAGCATGGTGGAAAAAAGGGCTAGTCCTGCCACCTCGCCTAAACCTAGTGTTGCTTGTAGCCAGTTAGCATTGCTCCTTTCTAGTGAAGCTCACTTGCAGCAGTATTCCCGAGAACAtgctttaaaaacacaaaatgcaaATCAAGTGGCAAGTGAAAGACTTGCTGCTATGGCCAGATTGCAAGAAAATGGCCAGAAGGATGTTGGTAGTTTCCAGCTCTCGAAAGGAATGCCAGCCCATCTTAACGGTCAGGCAAGAACATCATCAAGCAAACTAATGACTAGCAAAAGTAATGCTACAACATTTCAAAATCCAATGGGTATTGTTCCTTCTTCCCCCAAAAATGCAGGCTATAAGAACTCACTGGAAAGAAACAATATAAAACAAGCTGCCAATAATAGTTTGCTTTTACACCTGCTTAAAAGCCAGACCATACCTAAGCCTATGAATGGACATAGTCATAGTGAGAGAGGAAGCATTTTTGAGGATAGCAGTACACCTACAACTGTTGATGAATATTCAGACAACAATCCTAGTTTTACAGATGACAGTAGCGGTGACGAAAGTTCTTACTCTAACTGTGTTCCCATAGATTTGTCTTGCAAACACCGAATCGAAAAAGTGGAATCTGACCAACCTGTTTCTCTAGATAACTTAACTCAGTCCTTGCTCAACACCTGGGATCCAAAAGTCCCAGAGGTGGATATCAAAGAAGATCAAGATACCTCAAAGAATTCCAAGCTAAATTCACACCAGAAAGTAACCCTTCTTCAGTTGCTACTTGGCCataagaatgaagaaaatgtagaaaagaCCACCAGCACTCAGGGAGTACACAGTGATGTGACAAAGTTCAGTACACAAAATTATACAAGGACTTCTGTAATAGAAAGCCCCGGTACAAATAGGACTACTCCAGTGAGCACTCCACCATTACTTGCATCCACCAAAGCAGATTCTCCCATCAATCTTTCTCAGAACTCCCTGGTCATCAAATGGAATTCCACACCATATGCCTGCAGTACTCAGTCTGAAAAGCTAATGAATACTGCATCTAACCACTTGATGGACCTTACAAAAAGCAAAGAATCACAAGGAGAGAAACCAGCCCAAAATGAAGGTGCACAAAACTCTGCCACTTTTAGTGCCAGTAAGCTGTTACAAAATCTAGCACAGTGTGGGATGCAGTCTTCCATGTCAGCGGACGAGCAGCGACCCAGCAAACAGCTGTTAAGTGTAAACCCAGACAAACCGCTAGGTATGATTGAGAGATTAAATAGCCCTCTGCTCgcaaataaaacaaatgcagCTGAAGACAATAAGGCATTCAGTAGTCAGTCAGCAGCTCCTGAGCCAGGACTTTCTGGTTCTGAAATAGAAAATCTGCTTGAAAGACGCACTGTCCTCCAGTTGCTCCTGGGAAATACCAACAAAGGTAAGagtgaaaaaaaagagaagattccTGTAAGAGATGAAAGTACTCAGGAACACGCCGAGAGAGCTTTAAGTGAACAAATACTGATGGTGAAAATAAAATCTGAGCCTTGTGATGACTTACATATTCATAACACAAATCTGCACTTGAACCATGATACTAAGAGTGCCCCACTACTGGGTATGGCTCCTACCATGCAGAGAAACGCAGCTGCCTTACCAGCATCCGAGGACTTGAAATCGGAGCCAGTTTCACCTCAGGATTTTTCTTTCTCGAAGAATGGTTTGTTAAGTCGGTTGCTGAGACAAAACCATGAGAGTTACCTGGCAGATGACCCGGACAAGAGCTACAGAAGCAGTGAACTAACACTTCTGGAGTCAAAGAATCTTTGTATGGTCCCTAAGAAAAGGAAGCTTTATTCTGAGCCATtagaaaatccatttaaaaagatgaaaaataacatTGTTGATGCTGCAAACAATCACAGCGCTCCAGAAGTACTGTATGGGTCTTTGATTAACCAGGAAGAGCTGAAATTTAGCAGAAATGACCTTGAATTTAAATATCCTGCTGGTCCTGGTTCAGCCAGTGAAAATGAACATAGGAGTTGGGCCCGAGAGAGCAAAAGTTTCAATGTTCTGAAACAGCTCCTTCTCTCAGAAAACTGTGTGCGGGATTTGTCCCCACACAGGAGTAACTCTGTCGTTGACAGTAAAAGAAAAGGACACAAAAATAATGTGACCAGTAGCAAACCTGAGTTCagcatttcttctttaaatggacTGATGTACAGTTCCACTCAGCCCAGTAGTTGCGTGGATAACAGGACATTTTCATACCCAGGAATGGTAAAAACTCCTGTGAGTCCAACTTTCTCTGAGCACATGAGCTGTGCGGGTTCTCGGCCAGAAACTGGGCTTTTGAGTGGCTGTCCCGGGCCCAGTGAGAAGGGACCCATTAAGTGGGTTATCACAGATGTAGATAAGAGTGAGTATGAAAAAGACTCTCCAAGACTGACCAAAACTAACCCAATCTTGTATTACATGCTCCAGAAAGGAGGCAGTTCTGTTACCAGTCGAGAAACGCAGGATAAGGACATTTGGAGGGAACCTTCTTCTGAAAGTGTCTCACAGGTTCCAGTCAAAGAAGAGTTACTTACTGCTGCAGAACCTAAGGCTTCTTTCATCAACTTAAGAAGCCCTTACAACAGCCATATGGGAAATAACGCTTCTCGCCCACACAGTGCAAATGGAGATGTTTACGGACTTCTGGGAAACATgctaacaataaaaaaagaatccgAATGA